The genome window TGTGTTCCAGGATTTCAAGCTGCTGCCGCAGCTGACGGCGGCGGAAAATGTAGCGTTTGCGATGGAAGTGATTGAGGCTCCCCGGAGGAAAATCAAGCAACGCGTAAAAGAAGTAATGGAGTTGGTGGGGCTCGGTGACAAACTGAATAACCTGCCGAACCAACTGTCCGGGGGCGAGCAGCAACGGGTGGCGGTCGCCCGCGCGCTGGTGAACAAACCGGCTGTGATCATCGCGGACGAGCCCACCGGCAATCTGGACCCGGAAACTTCCTGGGAGATTATGAATCTGTTCGACAAAATCAACCAACAGGGCACAACGATCGTGATGGCGACTCACAACAAGGAGATCGTCAACACGATGAAACGGCGGGTACTGGCGATCGAGGACGGACGGATTGTGCGCGACGAACGACAGGGGGCATACGGATATGAAGATTAGCACACTGTTTCGTCACATCCGGGAAGGTCTGAAAAATATGGG of Effusibacillus pohliae DSM 22757 contains these proteins:
- the ftsE gene encoding cell division ATP-binding protein FtsE; the protein is MIEMHNVWKTYPNGVSALNGIDVKIDRGEFVYVVGPSGAGKSTFIKLMYREVKPTKGTIYVNGFNVDRLKERKIPLLRRQIGVVFQDFKLLPQLTAAENVAFAMEVIEAPRRKIKQRVKEVMELVGLGDKLNNLPNQLSGGEQQRVAVARALVNKPAVIIADEPTGNLDPETSWEIMNLFDKINQQGTTIVMATHNKEIVNTMKRRVLAIEDGRIVRDERQGAYGYED